In a single window of the Nilaparvata lugens isolate BPH chromosome 1, ASM1435652v1, whole genome shotgun sequence genome:
- the LOC120349472 gene encoding uncharacterized protein LOC120349472: MSSHLHRCHFLLWTRNQQFDFVYLAGKSGEPEISAVEEEGQVISRFFGHLYLPISGAEVDGGVYGLAMERLQHLIDLGGSFTVVVENHVQLAGVETESGGAVLLRNAGNTRKEYGKHFPSTWISRRHCLDIRRRRPGVTPDR; encoded by the exons ATGTCGTCTCATTTGCATAGGTGTCACTTCCTTCTCTGGACAAGAAATCAGCAGTTTGATTTCGTTTACCTGGCAG GCAAGTCGGGTGAACCTGAGATTTCGGCCGTTGAAGAGGAAGGACAGGTAATCTCGAGATTCTTCGGCCACTTGTACCTGCCAATATCCGGCGCTGAGGTCGACGGTGGAGTATATGGTCTTGCCATGGAACGTCTGCAACACCTGATCGATCTGGGCGGGAGCTTCACGGTCGTCGTCGAGAATCATGTTCAGCTGGCGGGCGTCGAGACAGAGTCGGGTGGAGCCGTCCTTCTTCGAAACGCAG GTAATACCAGGAAGGAGTATGGGAAGCACTTTCCTTCGACTTGGATCTCCAGGAGGCATTGTTTAGATATTCGGAGACGACGTCCTGGTGTGACACCTGATAGGTAG